The Eublepharis macularius isolate TG4126 chromosome 15, MPM_Emac_v1.0, whole genome shotgun sequence genomic interval aaagcagcgatTTTCTCCCaaaagaactgatctctatggcctggagatcagttttgatTCCAGGAGAGCTtaagtcaccacctggaggttggcaactgctGTACAAACTAACTATGCCTACAAAATTGccggtgagccccccccccaagcactttTAGAGGGAGATGGGGAGGGACAAGAAAGCCAGTTTTAAAATTCCCTCTTACAACAGAGTAAAGAAGCAAAGGATTTGCTGGAGAATTGCCCTTTCTGGACATACCAAACATGGTTATGCATGAGGCTCACAGTCATTCGGGGagttcccccccttttattcctCAGCGTGACCTCCTGTATATTTTTATGTCCATCGTTTTTATTCACAACCGAGTGGCATGTTTACTTAAATAGGTGTTGCCATTTCATTTATTCTTGTTTATGAAATTAAGGGAATAAATAGGTCTTCTCTAGTTTTAGTAATGTCATTTTAAGTTTATTTTGTATTATTAGTTTTATTATTGCTGGATATGCAGAGCTGGCTAGGACTGCTGATGGAAACTAACTGTGCAGATATCTTCAAGGCACCTTGAGAGAAAAAAGGGTTTCAAGACTGAATCTGGGACGAATTCAAGTCCTGCCTGACCGATCCAAAAGCAAAATGTGTGGGAAGAAAATCAAAAGGTCCAGGCATATCACATAAggatatgggccatttccacatgtcttacctgcctgcggaacatcgcgtgaaagacccggaagacagcgtcttctcgcacgaaatcacgccaggaaggtgccgttatccgggagttttgtgcaatttcatgcaaaactcctggataacagcgtcttcctggcgcaatttcgcgcgaaaagacgctgtcttccgggtcttttgcgcaatgttccgcaggcaggtaagatgtgtggaagcGGCTATGGTCCATCATATCCGCTAGACTACCTCTTTCTCCATTGTGGCCCCCACCTCACTGAATGTCCTGCCTgctgaggtcaggaaggcccccactctcctggcattctgcaaactatgcaaaactgaattatttggaaGGGATTTCATACATGggtaggagccctgtggcgcagagtggtaagcggcagtactgcagcccaagctctgctcacaggacctgagttcaatcccggtggaagccgggttcaagtcgccggctcaaggttggctcagcttTCCATCTTTCTCAGTTCAACCCTGGCAGAAGCCACGTTCAGATAGCCaactcaaggttaactcagccttccatccttccaaggtcggtaaaatgagtacccagtttcctgggggtaaagcgtagatgactggggaaggcaatggcaaaccaccccgaaacaaaaagtctgccaagaaaaggtcatgatgtgacatccccccatgggtaagtaatgactcagtgcttgcacaggggactacctttacctttactttcaTACATGGGTAATATGGACCTACTGCGATGAAAAGGTCCAGAAAGTTGGTttggtagggactgcagactgTTCTACTGATTATAgtacgtactgtctgttgctgtaagtatgaccctactatgtaatttctgcatcatttagtgtgtcatgttaatgcttatgcttttgAGTCTTGAATAGTTcttgagtgcagtggcaccttagagaccaacaagattttcggggtgtaagctttcaagagtcagagctcctttcttcagatatgagtcttttgactctcgaaagcttacaccctgaaaaatcttgctGGCCtctgggtgccactggactcaaatcctgctgttctaatgcagacagacacagctacccaccaaatgcttttgttttatgtattgtcgaaggctttcacggccggagaacgatggttgttgtgggttttccgggctgtattgccgtggtcttggcattgtagttcctgacgtttcgccagcagctgtggctggcatcttcagaggtgtagcaccaaaagacagagatggacagagatacagccactctgtcttttggtgctacacctctgaagatgccagctacagctgctggcgaaacgtcaggaactacaatgccaagaccacggcaatacagcccggaaaacccacaacaaccatgcttttgttttgttttagctcATTCATCAAATTCCTGAAATCCAAATTCTAATGTACTGTTCATTGGTTGTCCcaccctgttgattgtattgacttatactgttttatctaccctgagtctcagtgagcaaaGTAGAGcagaaataatataaataaagaaTGAATATGGTAATCATATCAGTGGGCCCAAACATATAAAAACTTTCACTGAAGAATGGGTGGAAATTTTTCATCTTAACTACAAAGGAATGTAAATGGCACCTGATTTGTGCCCACCCGACAGCAGTATAGTACAACTATTTCCTTTATATATTAACGTTGTAGTCAACAGCCATGATTTCAAATAATATTATTATGGGTGGTGAGGGCTAGAGGTATAGAAGGTGACCTGGCGGGACAGAATATCTTCCTGATCTCTCAAAACAAAACACGGGTTAGAATGCTTTTTATGGGTTAACTCCCTCCCTGGAGACTGTTTCAGTGACTGTACGGGTGACGACAAACCAGGTTCTTCCCAGTGCCCTCCTGGCCCTGCAGTTTCCATGCAGGTATATGTTTACTAAGCGCAAACGCTAGGACAGCTGCCACTGGGTCAGCTGCCCTTACCCATCTCACTGCAGCCCGCTGTCTTTTCCTTAAAAGTACCTCCCGCTGCCAGgagcgttgccagctccaaatagggaaattcctggagatttagggggtggagcctggagtgggcagggtttagggaggggagagacctcagcaaggtttaatgccctagagtccaccctccaaagcagtcattttctccagggggactgatctctgtgacctggagctcagttgtaacaCCCGGAGCTcttcagccatcacctggaggctggcaatcctatgtccAAGGTTGTATGTGCCCCTCACACATGTGAGTCTGTCGAGTCAGGTTAGGAGTGCTTGTTTCTTCATTCCCTTAAAATACAGCCACTCTTGTCATAGTCCCCTCTTCAGCTGAAGAGGCTTCTCTACCCAACTTCTTGGAGGAGTCCCCTTTGGGTCTTCCCTGCCCTGTGTCAACTTCTTCCCTTGGAGATATTCAAACTGTCTGGGACCTTGTTTTTCCTTCTGGTGCAGAGATTCTGGCATTAGCCAAAAAAGAGCATCTGCAAGGATAATGAGAGGAAACGGGGCTTCAGTATGCAGATGGTGTGGTCAACGCTGAATTCTgggcaacattgcaatgttgtctTTGAAATAGTTGCTTCACTGGCTGTAGCTCCAGCAGGGGGTGCTCGAAACATCTTAGCCCTTTCTGTTCAAACATGAACAGCCATGAGTTTAATGCCATAGATTTACTTGTCCTATACTATAGAATGCCCCCTTAAATATTATGTGAATACTTGAAAATGTAGTGCATACTTGCAAAGTTACAGGATCCAAAAACTATTTATTAACACAAGACTTTATTCTTGTAAGCAGCAGTATATATTTCATACAGACAAGCATGCATTCAAACATCAGTGTTTAAAAGCCACTCTAAGCTTGTTAACGAATGAATTTCATGGACTGATATGCCCCCCCCAATCCATTCCAATATGTCAAATCTGAAAACTTCATTTAAAGTCAGATGTCCTTGATCAGCTGGTGCTGAAGAGAAATCCCAATTACTTCTGGCTGTTATATTTTTCAATGGAGAGTGGCCCATTGGCCTGTGTCCCGGCAGGCTGGCCTGACCTGACATCTTTGCATGCCTTAAACTGGCTTCAATTACAGTGTTCCAAAAACTGTTGCAATCCCAGAATACCCAACATCTCCCCCCCACTCCTCTTCAtcccacctttttttaaaaaaaatccagtctgATGAAGATTTCTGAGGAACTCTAAAGCTTGCTCGACATTTTAGGTCATCCTAGGGACATTCCTCTACCATTACTCTGGTAAATAACACTGAAATCTGGTACCAAGATTGCATTCAGAGAACAGCTTACTTAGGGATGGGCTGGTTCCTTTTTACCCCCTGGGCAAAAACCCTCCTCTCTTGGCAGGCTTCCTCAGCCTTTGCCAGCAGCAATGTCTGGAAATAGTTTCCAAAGTAACACTGGCAAGTAAATAGTTTGCTGACTTTTTACTGCCCCCCCTGTCCCCACCAGCCAAAGAAAACACTGTAGGAACTTTGCACATTAATGCCATCTTAGAGGTGCTTCTTGCCTTTGTCACCATCTCAGAAATAGTTTTAAGCACCACATGGTAGACAAAACTGGCCGTTCAAAACCTGCCTGTCTCATTGTAGAGATTTCTCTGAGCTTTCCCTGTATCTGTTTTACCattcaaacagaaataaaaagataggaggaGGAACTACCCCACTGTGTAAACAGTGTGACTCAGCCAGGCGATCCATTCTATTCTTAGATTTGTACTATGAACTAGCAGCAATCCATGTGAAAACAAGCACAATGCTATTGGGCTTGTTGAATGTCAAGTGCTGGGACTTTTTGCCCAGGAGCACCCCAAGTCCCTTGGATAGGAAGAAATGTGAAGAGAGAGATTTTGCTGGAAATGATACAGGTTTGAGGAGGTCACATTTCTTGGGCTCAGATTACTACGCTACATGAATGTGCATGCAGCATGGAGCATCAGCCCCATAACCAATAACACTGTTTGAGAAATCCCAGTGAAGTACTGAATACTGTAGACAAAACTAAGCAAAGCGCAAGCAAACTGCACGGTAACATCTAGCCTGTGTGAAGAGGTAGGTTTTTTTTACAGCGGCACTTTAGCACTCAACAAAGTAGTTGTAAAATATGGAAGAGCTGGTTGTAATAAAAAGCTTGCCGCGTCTTGAAGACAACAGCTGGATGCAAGTTCTGCATTCGCCGCAACTAGCCGTGAAGTGTTTTTCATTCTGTTTAGGGTTTTAAAGCATTTTGATTTTCTTTAGTCTCCAGAGAAAGTTAATCTgacctctagagatgggcacaaacagaaatgcaaaccaaagtttggcacaaactgggccagttgaTTTTTcgcgaaccggcagttcgtcagagcccatttctgatgaaccgccaagaactttaggccggttcgtttggttcattttttagttcgtcactgcagacaacctggcgctgatctatcagtttcctaggcaaaggcGGTTAGgctttttgcagaccttctgctgaaccaAACAAGCCAGTTCGCGGATGGAGgctggttcgtgaaagttcatggttcgtggtttgtgaatcgtgacgaaccacgaacctcatggttcgttttttttccggttcatgcccatctctactgtcctCTATTTCGCCAGCTGTGGAATGCCTACCAGCCTTACTTTGGATATGATTTCTCCCCTCTGGTTATGCTCATCTTAACGGCACACGTTACAAATTTAGGTATACAACAAAGAAAGTAAAAGTGTAAGGTGTGGGTGTAGCAAATGTATATCATGCAGCTACACTTGTCAGGGAGTCACAATCTGTTGCAGCTATCTGTTGAGTGTACACTCAGTGGCAAACTCTGTGTAATGTGTAAAGTGAACCTCGCAATAGCCGCAGCACTGACTGCATAATATTGCCACTAGCCACGCTGAAGCGATCAGCAGTGGCCTGGAGTCTGGCTGCTATTACCCTTGCTTGCCTGTTCCCTGCATCAAGACATTGTTCATGTTAACAGAGTGTTGTTCTAAAACAAAGAAGCACATCTTGCCCACATGGGCAGGCGAGCACAAGCGGGAGCTCTAAGGGGCAGCACCCTCCTTCTACTTGGTTAGATGCGCCCCAGGAGGTTGGAAAGCACTCCAACAGCTTTGCCAAAAACTCCCGGAAGCACTAGCGAAGCAGCATCCAGTATACTGGAAATCCAAGATGGCTTCCTGACGTTTTCACTCTCTCTTCTCAGCTGACCAATCTGTTCATTCAGCTCATCAGCGCGTTTCTGAAATCCAGCATCTAGCATAGCCTTTTGCTCCTACAAAGGAAAATGTAAGGGTTATTCACTcacaaggaaagaagaaaccgtACTTGGGAACCACCTGTGCTGCCAAacctagcttgggaaattcctggagatttgggggcagtgtctgGTGAAGGCagagaatggggagggggttcaaggggatgtgatgccataaatccacccaaactttttttttttttaacaaaggggGCAAGCCCTCATGTGTTCCTGTGACAGTTACCCGAAGTTTACTGTCCATCATTTTGTTCTGCTCCTCCAGCAacttctccctgtctctctccatcTTCTCCTTCAGGTACTGAATGTTTGCTTCGTGGCTTCGCCTCTGGTCCTCCAGCTTCTGCTCCAGCGcagcctgctgctgcttctggattTCCTTCTCCCGTTCTGCTGCCTCAGCCCTTGCCTTGGCATCTGGGCAGAAAAGAAGAACGGATCTTTATAGGCATTGCACGCACAATCGAAACCATGTCTTGCTTTGGAGGCCACcatttgtttggttttttccattcattCCCTCTCCTTTGAATAAAAGCCCCAGGCTTCTGTTCTTCAATATTTCAGCTCCTAAAAAGAATATCACAGGTTTGGGCCGTGTAGACATGGAAAGGCCTggaaaaatttgggggggggggaatctccccaAGTACTTTTTTCAGTGGTGAGCACCCGACCCCTGAATGAGAGAGAAGAGATTGGGATATTCCCCACCCTGAAAGCAACATCTCCAGTGCCGTATCATCAAAACCCAAACCCTTCCGCAAACCACTTCCTAGGCCCTCCTCACCTTgtgcttctttctctttctctgtgagGGCTTCGTCGCTTTGCAAGATGGCTCTGCCCACATCTTCCTTGCCCTTAAAGAACTGCTGTAGTTCAGCATCTGCCTGCGTAGTGGAGAAACAACACTCAACAGAGTCTATACAGAGATTCAGGTTGTAAAGAGAACTCAGTCCTTAATGGCTAGCCCTCCTGTGTAGCAAcgtctgggctgtttccacactacttacctttcTCCGGAACACCACAGATAGTtgtgaaaaaaacgcggaagatagcgtcttcttgcacgagttttgtgtgatgtcacacaaaactcgcgcgagaagacgctatcttccgtttTCGTTTTCgtgacgttccgcagcattccggaggaaggtaagtagtgtggaaatggccctggtgtaCAAAGATGCAGAGAAGAAGACCCTACCCTACAGAGGCCAGAAAGATAGGAATGTGAGGGCAGCATCTCTCTGTTCTGTTAAGCAtcacttccttgtcttgtctccagatGGGCTTTATCAGGGGTAATATTCTCCTCTCCAttgaagctctctctctcctAGGCAGCTTGATAGCTAGACGCTGTCTCTAGCTCTCCTCTTCACTATCAactatgtagttcctaaataaacgtTTTTATCACCCTTTAAACAGTACTGCGGTGTTTTTGACACTCAGCCAACACTACGCTTAGAGCACACAGTTGCACAAACGGTTGTCAGACAGATTAATGAGATACCCTATCTTTCTTTCCAAATTGAAGACGTGTACTGGGTAGCCCTCGAGCAGTGAGCTCACTACATTCAGCTCAAAAGCAGTAGATCTCCTCAAGTTTTGAATTTTACTTTCGAGGAGCCGCAGGGACCTGCTAATTAGATCAGAATAAGGGTGCTGTGAACGGTGATGCTGTTTAACCTTTTTCTCAGTGGGCTATTTTCCCATTGTAAATCATACTTATGCTGTTGGGGCTGTTCCCATCtaattttagcccccccccccccggagtctTTTCTGTCATTTTATATTTAgggttccccccacacacacaccaccaaatATTACAAACAAGAGTTTCTTGTTATGTTAAGGGGATCAACAAAAAGTACAAGAGGAGTATCTCTATATAGATTGTATTGCAATTTCTTTGAAGAAGGGGGTTGATGATTCATATAAAGAACTCTGTCAGAGAGCTGAgggtaatagtaatagtaatagtaatactaatagtaatagtaatagattgatataccgccattcaggacagcttaatgcccactcggagtggtttacaaagtgtgttattattgtcctcacgacaatcaccctgtgaggtgggtggggctgagagagctctgagaagctgtgactgacccaaggtcacccagctggcttcaagtggaggagtggggaattggaCTCTGGAAAGAGCTGGAGTCTAAGGTCAGGGTTCTAGTGTGGCTGCTTGGAAGAAAAATTTGCAATATCACAGGTCTCTTGCTCTGTCCCTAAATGTGGGGTGGAGCTCCCTCAAGAGAGACATCTCATGATAAGGCAGACCTacctctttctccttctccctgctATATTTCTGGAGGTCTTATGAATCCTATGTCTTTCACTCTGCTGTTGTGTGTCAACTGTTGTGCAAAACTACCATTTCGCTGCCGAAAATCCACCCACAGTGCTCAAAGGCAAGTTTTGATACATTACCTATGTCAGATTGGTGATTCAGTACACCTCAAAAATTGGTTTCGGTTTTAAAATTTGAGCTCTTGGAAAAGCTGCAATTTCAGCATGTTTCTTTAAAAACGTACTCAGTGTTTCTGATTCAGCTTTGGTTGAACGCCATTTCACAACGAACCACCTCTGCAAGGAATGTGGGTGCATATCCTATTTCTCATCACTCTTTCAGATTAATTGATTGGATTCATCAGAGGACAATGTTCCTCAGTTTGAGAGTTCTGATTTGTACTCGTACTCTTTCCTTACCATGACTCCTTTCCCAGGTTCCTGGTGGTATCGTACGGTGATGTTTTTGACATCATTGAAATAATCCCGATAGCCACCAGGTCGGGAGTAAAAGGCCTTGTGGATTCTGTCCTCCAGTTCCTTAGAGAGCCGCGCCAACAAAGCCTTGCAGCATTTTGAGGATTCCAGTACGTTCATATGGCAGTACGCCTCTTTCTTCTGATCCAGGGCTcgctggcagggggaaaaatgTTTTACAAATATCAGATTGCGCTCTTAGGACAAGAGAACACACCAcatctgtgggccaaactacacaagatgccagacacgtgttcttcatgtattGGGTCTCGCAAACTTACCTGGAAAGGGGGAGAATCGCAattggactctctctctctctctctctctctctctctctctctctctctctctctctctctctcaaaaatcctctgggagcttgggatgggggggATGAAATAACAGGAGGCAGTTTTTTTGTGCGAGATtggagagattctctttcaaaaatcgaCTCAGCTCGGTTTTCCTTCAGGATCTCAGGGGGGTGGTgtgacaggaggcaggaaaacagctgagagagagagagaaaatccatgATGCAATTCCCCGCCAGGAGAAGAACAAGGGGAGGACCTGGAATTCTCTCTCGCGCGCAAAAAACTTGGCTTTTTTCCCCCTGCCTTCTGTCATGTCACTCCCCGGGCCCATCCCGggctcccagaggatttttgaaagagagaaagagagtgtgtgtccctccagttgcaattcttcccaactgagaatcacattgagtggctggctttttttttttttttataaaactacaattcccagagaaCCTTGCAGGAACTGACACGTGCCCGTGTGTCTTGTGTAGCTCCAGTCTGTGCTGCATTTGTCCTGCTCAACAGAATCAGCTTTTGCATAAAGAGAGATAGAGGCAGCTAGTGGTTAAAGCTCAAGAGGCAACCTACCATCAGCTCAGCCTGGAATTGTTGTTTGTCATCCTTGAAGGCACGGGCCATGAACACCTGGAGGGCCCCATCCTCGCATTTGGCATGGATCCCCAACAGCTCCTGGAGGGTCTCCGTGGGCAGTTGCAGCTTCTGGTCCATCAGCTCCTCGTAGCGGGCAGTGGCGTCGAGAACAGCAGCAGAATTCTCAATCTGAGCCAAAGCCAGCACGGCATTCTCCATGCAAGGCACTCCCCCGCTGCGGATCGTGTCCACgtaggtctccaccaagtttgccAGCACTGCAAAGAAAACAGCAATAGAGATGCTTGCAACAGTGACACTTAGACAGGGGTACATTCAGCTGCTTGTACTGCCAGCCTAAGACCTGCCAGGGAAAAGACAGCAGAGTGACCTTGATACTTGAGGAACAAGCACTGGATCTATGCTCTACTGTCCCTGGCGAGTCATCAAGAAGTGACTGGGTTATGCTGCAATCTAAGCTCCGGGAGACTCATAGCCACTATttggagatggggtgggggaagcaatggacagaaagggagagaaggaaaaacctagagaaataaatatatgaattaAGGACATACTAAACGTGGTCCCATGCAGTAAATTGAGGTTCAAGGTGGATCTTGCAAGCAGAAGGACTAGAAGCTTCCACTAGAGTCCCTCGACCACCATAACTGGTCAGAGGAATGAGGACTTACAGCGCCCAGTGACAATGTGCCCTCCTGGGATCGTCTTGGGTTTGGATGTCCTATAGACGTGACGGCAGAACTGGCGCGCTTGCTCCACAAATTCAGGCTCCAGCTCATcctcttccatttcctccaggtggtGCAGGTTCTTTCGATTGGTGGGACGGTCAAAGATGAAGCATTTTCGGGTGGGGAAGAACAGCCGGATGCACTCGCGGGGCAGGTTGAACAGCTGAACTTCACGGGAGTTGCCTAGATGGAGTAAGAGGGAGATCAGCGGTTGGCGTTGGAGAATCTGGAACAGCATCTGCTTGTGCACTcttaggactctaatctggcaaaAGGAAGGGATGCAATTAGGGGCTTCATATCCAATTTCACTATGGGGAGATTGGCAGATTACCCACAATTGTGATTTAGTCACACTTTGCAAGACCAACAAAAAACAACCCTGCTCCCCATGAAAACAGAAAAGAGGCCAAGTACAGAGCTAATGGATACAGCAAGTGGAAAGGTTCCCCTTCTAACCTACATTTACGTTTCAACAGTCTGGCAACTTAAAAGTAGGCAGGTTAGTTAAAAACCACTCAGGTGACTAACCACTACATTAGAGGCCCCCATTTGGTGTTCTgccacctgccaacacctttcctggtgcccgttAAGTGGTTTTagaagtgggcagggccagatgaGGCTTTGCCCAACAAGGATTCTCAATGGCCTTTGGAGAGTtggtttggtttctgtttttccggagccttttctgggaccgcgcTTTCCCACAGTCCTAGAAAAGGCACCggaaaaaaaaggaaaccaaACAACCTGttaccattttgcaaatggagacgtctggaatcCTGGGGAAAAGTCGCCAGTGCTCCAtaagtgggccgtccctataaggatgtgtggaaatggcccttgtcagCTGCCTCTGAGATTCTGTTGTCAGGCAGAAAAATAGTTTCAATCCATGAATAAATGTCTTACTGCCACAGAGGCTGTTCCCTCCATGTCTCTTAGTGGGCCCTGGTCACCCACTATAGTAGGAGCcctcctgctagggttgccaggtacccttaccctcctggtgagaGGATGGGGACCCAGTTCTGCTGTTTTGTGGATGCCCCTTGCacgtgtgttgtgtgtgtggggcCTGCActagtgcaatgatatcacttccaggaagtgacatcattgtgcaaggctgggagtgcacatgagcactttgcagtaggctgatttgggccccaaacaggccccatTCTGtccgtttggggtccaaattggcccactgagaagctTGGGAGCATACC includes:
- the LOC129343373 gene encoding guanylate-binding protein 1-like → MASRLCMPSPVCLIENRDRKLVVHREALQLLSGIHQPVVVVAIVGLYRTGKSYLMNKLAGKNSGFNLGSTVQASTKGIWMWCVPYPGKPDQTLVLLDTEGLGDVEKGDAQNDSWIFALAVLLSSTLVYNSMGTIDQRAMDQLHYVTELTERIKSKSSPEEDSEVLEDSAEYVRFFPSFIWALRDFTLQLELYGKTCTEDEYLENALKLKEGNSREVQLFNLPRECIRLFFPTRKCFIFDRPTNRKNLHHLEEMEEDELEPEFVEQARQFCRHVYRTSKPKTIPGGHIVTGRLLANLVETYVDTIRSGGVPCMENAVLALAQIENSAAVLDATARYEELMDQKLQLPTETLQELLGIHAKCEDGALQVFMARAFKDDKQQFQAELMRALDQKKEAYCHMNVLESSKCCKALLARLSKELEDRIHKAFYSRPGGYRDYFNDVKNITVRYHQEPGKGVMADAELQQFFKGKEDVGRAILQSDEALTEKEKEAQDAKARAEAAEREKEIQKQQQAALEQKLEDQRRSHEANIQYLKEKMERDREKLLEEQNKMMDSKLREQKAMLDAGFQKRADELNEQIGQLRRESENVRKPSWISSILDAASLVLPGVFGKAVGVLSNLLGRI